A genomic window from Flavobacterium hankyongi includes:
- the msrB gene encoding peptide-methionine (R)-S-oxide reductase MsrB, protein MLVKFLKRSCFVFLLGLVLPLQAQNVAKHKYYSHTDEKKLHLSDAEWKAILPEDLYLVSRKANTEAAFTGKYWNYTGKGTYYCAACGYTLFRSDAKFASSCGWPSFFEQENKKSIVFKSDKSYGMDRIEALCGRCGGHLGHLFDDGPEPTGKRYCMNSVSLDFEPDMKPKKK, encoded by the coding sequence ATGTTAGTTAAGTTTTTAAAGAGAAGTTGTTTTGTTTTCTTATTGGGTCTTGTACTGCCTTTGCAAGCTCAAAATGTAGCGAAACACAAATATTACTCTCATACAGATGAAAAAAAGCTTCATTTATCAGATGCTGAATGGAAAGCCATTCTACCTGAAGATTTGTACCTAGTGTCCAGAAAAGCAAATACAGAAGCGGCTTTTACAGGAAAGTATTGGAATTACACTGGTAAGGGAACCTATTATTGTGCGGCTTGCGGATATACACTTTTTCGATCGGATGCCAAGTTTGCGAGTTCTTGTGGATGGCCAAGTTTTTTTGAACAGGAAAACAAAAAAAGTATTGTGTTTAAAAGTGATAAATCCTACGGAATGGATAGGATAGAAGCTTTATGCGGACGCTGTGGCGGTCATTTAGGTCATTTGTTTGATGATGGTCCAGAACCCACAGGGAAACGCTATTGCATGAATTCGGTTTCGTTAGATTTTGAACCAGACATGAAACCAAAAAAGAAATAA
- a CDS encoding LETM1-related biofilm-associated protein: protein MINPSAHGWVSKFFFEQNSQEQFNLYDFESFYVATRKTGFLVGYATHFVTTKEIETKGLTTEEISKIALLNSLFGVFQIANGTNNSEAFVHKCIAFYKELHPKNSGLLDIFLPTDSPESKLEKIIANRIKTNDNIISKNFSHILTNALLFVDVLAFKRFIEEDSLPKKYLKKIEEIIVSVVSIALNTKETKSNYDDLLQKLFESSVRYSKFEKSAKETSLDNIDFSYLDDDYERYYLIDIANMALWNDGKIESSEKKFLYNLANQLEISSKFAESSIHDMDIFLTENKSSIPYFNYSNPVKHFYDQTTSNVQTLVQRNKTRLLLEISQSKELMTLLRKSASEKLTPEEKKKVRNQILDICKSIPSLTIFLVPGGSLLLPILIKFIPQLLPSAFNENLSED, encoded by the coding sequence ATGATAAATCCTTCGGCGCATGGTTGGGTGAGTAAATTTTTCTTTGAGCAAAACTCACAAGAACAATTTAACTTGTATGATTTTGAAAGTTTTTATGTCGCCACACGAAAAACAGGATTTTTGGTTGGTTATGCCACTCATTTTGTAACTACTAAAGAAATTGAAACAAAGGGTTTAACAACCGAGGAAATTTCTAAAATAGCCCTTTTAAATTCACTTTTCGGCGTTTTCCAAATTGCTAATGGTACTAATAATTCTGAAGCATTCGTTCATAAATGCATAGCCTTTTACAAAGAATTACATCCAAAAAATTCAGGCCTTTTAGATATTTTTCTTCCAACAGATTCGCCAGAAAGCAAATTGGAAAAAATCATCGCGAATCGAATTAAAACGAATGACAATATCATAAGTAAAAACTTCTCTCATATCTTGACGAATGCCTTACTTTTTGTAGATGTATTAGCCTTTAAACGCTTTATCGAAGAAGATAGTTTACCTAAAAAGTACCTAAAGAAAATAGAAGAAATTATTGTAAGTGTGGTATCCATAGCACTGAACACGAAAGAAACCAAATCAAACTACGATGATTTGCTTCAAAAATTGTTTGAATCATCAGTTCGCTATTCCAAATTTGAAAAATCAGCTAAAGAAACTTCGCTAGACAATATTGATTTCTCTTATCTCGATGACGATTATGAACGCTATTATTTAATAGATATAGCCAATATGGCACTTTGGAATGACGGAAAAATTGAAAGTTCAGAAAAGAAATTTTTATACAATTTAGCCAATCAACTTGAAATTTCAAGTAAATTTGCAGAAAGCAGTATTCATGATATGGATATTTTTTTAACCGAAAACAAATCGTCAATTCCTTATTTTAACTATTCAAATCCAGTTAAACATTTCTACGATCAAACCACTTCGAATGTACAAACACTGGTTCAACGAAATAAAACCAGATTGCTTCTTGAAATTTCACAAAGCAAAGAGTTAATGACACTTTTACGTAAATCGGCTTCAGAAAAATTAACTCCAGAAGAAAAGAAAAAGGTGCGAAATCAAATACTTGATATCTGTAAAAGTATCCCTTCACTAACCATCTTTCTTGTTCCTGGGGGAAGCTTACTCCTTCCTATCTTGATTAAATTTATACCACAATTACTTCCGTCTGCTTTTAACGAAAATTTAAGCGAAGATTGA
- a CDS encoding GNAT family N-acetyltransferase, with protein MKILIETERLLLRELEYTDEKDLFEMDSDPEVHLFIENNPVKSIDEITKVIEMLKVQYIENGIARWAVVDKLTNECVGWSGLKYFNQPLNNHNNFYELGYRFKKKHWGKGFATESSNAILDYGFKNLNTDTIYAITDPKNENSKKVLTKLGFDYKETFDYEGDPTDWFELKKTTWENKNINR; from the coding sequence ATGAAAATATTAATCGAAACAGAACGACTACTTTTAAGAGAATTAGAATATACAGACGAAAAAGACTTGTTTGAAATGGACTCTGACCCAGAAGTTCATTTGTTTATTGAAAATAATCCTGTGAAATCAATTGACGAAATAACAAAAGTCATTGAAATGCTCAAAGTACAGTATATAGAAAATGGAATTGCTCGTTGGGCTGTAGTTGATAAATTGACAAATGAATGTGTTGGTTGGTCTGGATTAAAATATTTTAACCAGCCTTTAAATAATCACAATAATTTTTACGAACTAGGTTATAGGTTTAAGAAAAAACATTGGGGAAAAGGTTTTGCGACTGAATCTTCAAATGCAATTTTGGACTATGGATTTAAAAATTTGAATACTGACACAATTTATGCAATAACTGATCCTAAAAACGAGAATTCAAAAAAAGTATTGACTAAGTTGGGATTTGACTATAAAGAAACTTTTGATTATGAAGGCGACCCAACAGATTGGTTTGAATTAAAAAAAACAACGTGGGAAAATAAAAACATTAACCGCTAA
- the mnmD gene encoding tRNA (5-methylaminomethyl-2-thiouridine)(34)-methyltransferase MnmD, whose protein sequence is MERKIIKTDDGSTTIQLTDWGECYHSKHGAIQEAYHVFIKNGLSLVEDKSVSILEIGFGTGLNAFITFLEAKQKDLSINYVGVEAYPISKDEIEHMNYVDELQAENFKDIFSVMHNAEWGEETKIDENFTLTKRKQFFQDIDDHNQYDIVYFDAFGYPFQPELWSVEIFVKMFKSIKERGILVTYAARGVVKRAMKEVGFEVKKVPGPPGKREMFIAFKNFLRKI, encoded by the coding sequence TTGGAACGAAAAATTATAAAGACTGATGACGGTTCAACAACAATTCAGTTAACGGATTGGGGTGAGTGTTATCATTCTAAACATGGAGCCATTCAAGAGGCGTATCATGTGTTTATCAAAAACGGACTTTCTTTAGTAGAAGACAAGTCCGTTTCTATTTTAGAGATTGGTTTCGGTACAGGTTTAAATGCTTTTATTACTTTTTTAGAAGCCAAGCAAAAGGATTTATCCATAAATTATGTTGGAGTAGAAGCGTATCCTATTTCGAAAGATGAAATCGAACATATGAATTATGTTGATGAACTTCAAGCCGAAAATTTTAAGGACATATTTTCAGTTATGCACAATGCAGAATGGGGAGAAGAAACTAAAATTGATGAAAACTTTACATTGACTAAAAGGAAACAGTTTTTTCAGGATATTGATGATCATAACCAATATGATATAGTTTATTTTGATGCTTTTGGTTATCCTTTTCAACCGGAACTGTGGAGTGTGGAGATTTTTGTTAAGATGTTTAAATCTATTAAAGAAAGAGGAATTCTAGTAACCTATGCAGCAAGAGGAGTGGTTAAGAGAGCAATGAAGGAAGTAGGTTTCGAAGTTAAAAAAGTTCCAGGACCTCCAGGAAAGAGAGAAATGTTTATTGCGTTTAAGAATTTTTTAAGGAAAATTTAA
- a CDS encoding aldehyde dehydrogenase family protein, with translation MDNLISKPNFKEKYDNFVNGEFKNPSSGKYFDVFSPIDGKVFTKAAHSNVQDIELAVNAASEAFKTWSKVSVTERSNMLIKIAQVMEDNLEYLAAVETVDNGKAVRETLAADIPLAIDHFRYFAGVIRAEEGSINELDNDTVSLIVHEPIGVVAQIIPWNFPLLMAVWKLAPALAAGNCVVLKPAENTPISIMVLMELIGSIIPPGVVNVVNGFGSELGRPLVTNPKVAKAAFTGSTATGRLVMQYATENIVPVTLELGGKSPNIFFPSVMDADDEFLDKAIEGAVLYCLNQGEVCTCPSRLLIHESIYDSFISRVLERIKQVKTGNPLDPTVMMGAQASKVQKDKILTYIKLGKEEGAELLIGGDENKFGGDLDNGYYIQPTVFKGDNKMRVFQEEIFGPVLAVTTFKTNEEAIEIANDTLYGLGAGVWTRDAHELYQIPRAIHAGRVWTNCYHAYPAGAPFGGYKQSGIGRENHKMMLAHYRQTKNILISYNKNKLGFF, from the coding sequence ATGGATAATTTAATTTCAAAACCCAATTTTAAAGAAAAATACGATAATTTCGTTAACGGAGAGTTCAAGAATCCCTCCTCTGGAAAATATTTTGATGTATTTTCTCCAATAGACGGAAAAGTATTTACAAAAGCTGCACATTCAAATGTACAAGACATCGAATTAGCAGTAAATGCGGCGAGTGAAGCCTTCAAAACTTGGAGTAAAGTATCTGTCACAGAGAGAAGCAATATGCTCATAAAAATTGCACAAGTAATGGAGGATAATTTAGAATATCTTGCAGCTGTCGAAACTGTCGATAATGGTAAAGCCGTAAGAGAAACTTTAGCAGCAGATATACCACTAGCAATTGACCATTTTAGATATTTTGCTGGTGTAATAAGAGCAGAAGAAGGCTCAATAAACGAATTAGATAATGACACCGTATCATTAATTGTTCACGAACCAATAGGAGTTGTTGCACAAATAATTCCTTGGAATTTTCCTCTGCTAATGGCAGTTTGGAAATTGGCACCTGCTCTTGCTGCAGGGAACTGTGTAGTATTAAAACCTGCTGAGAATACTCCTATTTCAATCATGGTACTAATGGAATTAATTGGTTCAATTATTCCTCCAGGTGTTGTAAATGTAGTAAATGGATTTGGTTCAGAGTTAGGAAGACCATTGGTAACAAATCCTAAGGTTGCAAAAGCTGCTTTTACAGGTTCTACAGCAACTGGTAGATTAGTAATGCAATATGCTACCGAAAACATTGTACCAGTAACACTTGAACTTGGCGGAAAATCTCCAAACATTTTCTTCCCCTCTGTTATGGATGCAGATGATGAATTTTTAGATAAAGCTATTGAAGGTGCTGTATTATATTGTCTTAACCAAGGAGAGGTTTGTACATGTCCATCTCGCCTACTAATTCATGAATCAATTTACGATAGTTTTATAAGCCGAGTATTAGAACGAATAAAACAAGTAAAAACAGGTAATCCGCTTGATCCAACTGTAATGATGGGAGCTCAGGCTTCAAAAGTTCAAAAAGACAAAATCTTAACTTACATCAAATTAGGTAAAGAAGAAGGTGCCGAATTGCTAATAGGTGGTGATGAAAACAAATTTGGTGGGGATTTAGATAACGGTTATTATATTCAGCCAACTGTTTTTAAAGGAGATAATAAAATGAGAGTCTTTCAAGAAGAAATCTTTGGACCTGTATTAGCCGTTACCACTTTTAAAACCAATGAAGAAGCAATAGAAATTGCAAATGATACTCTTTATGGTTTAGGAGCTGGGGTCTGGACTCGTGATGCTCACGAATTATATCAAATACCTAGAGCTATTCATGCAGGAAGGGTTTGGACTAACTGTTATCATGCTTATCCAGCTGGAGCTCCATTTGGGGGTTATAAACAATCTGGTATTGGTAGAGAAAATCACAAAATGATGTTGGCACATTACCGTCAAACAAAAAACATTTTAATCTCATATAACAAAAATAAATTAGGATTTTTCTAA
- a CDS encoding DEAD/DEAH box helicase, translating into MHFQNLLLLPTIYQAIEESGFTTPSPIQEKAIPIVLKGHDLIGCAQTGTGKTAAFVLPILQQLSQNNPKTNGTIRVLVLTPTRELAIQVEQTFKTLGKYTPHRSQVIFGGVSEVNQLRDLRQKPEILVATPGRLLDLVRQQKISLNDIQHLVLDEADRMLDMGFIHDMKALLKFIPQKRQTLFFTATLPDSIKKLLPVFLNQPIQVDANPVSSIKATINQAVYAVETVNKVSLLLNVLRNQGSNQCLLFTRTKHGANKLVQKLGDKGVTAAAIHGNKSQSARQKALADFKSQSIQVMVATDIAARGIDIKELPLVINFDLPGEVETYVHRIGRTGRAGQSGQAISFCTQSEQALWKQIVKQNGSPINELIH; encoded by the coding sequence ATGCATTTTCAAAATCTTTTATTACTTCCAACCATCTACCAAGCGATAGAGGAATCGGGATTTACAACCCCTTCTCCCATACAAGAAAAAGCAATTCCAATTGTTTTGAAAGGCCATGACTTAATCGGTTGTGCTCAAACCGGCACGGGTAAAACAGCTGCGTTTGTACTTCCTATTTTGCAACAGCTTTCTCAGAATAATCCTAAAACCAACGGAACAATTAGAGTTCTGGTGCTAACCCCTACGAGGGAATTAGCCATACAGGTAGAACAAACTTTTAAAACCCTTGGTAAATATACTCCTCACCGATCTCAAGTTATTTTTGGTGGCGTTTCCGAAGTGAATCAACTTCGTGACCTTCGTCAAAAACCTGAAATCTTGGTGGCAACACCTGGTCGTTTACTCGACTTAGTGCGTCAGCAAAAAATTAGCCTTAATGACATTCAACATCTTGTATTGGATGAAGCAGACCGTATGCTGGATATGGGATTCATCCATGATATGAAAGCCTTGCTGAAATTTATCCCTCAAAAAAGACAAACCTTGTTTTTTACAGCTACCTTACCCGATTCGATAAAAAAACTGCTTCCTGTGTTTTTAAATCAACCTATTCAAGTAGATGCTAACCCAGTATCTTCAATAAAAGCTACAATCAATCAGGCGGTATATGCAGTAGAAACAGTAAACAAAGTATCTTTACTACTAAACGTACTTCGCAATCAAGGCAGCAATCAATGTTTGTTGTTTACCCGTACCAAACACGGAGCCAATAAATTGGTTCAAAAATTAGGTGATAAAGGCGTAACAGCGGCAGCAATTCATGGCAACAAGTCTCAATCGGCACGACAAAAAGCGTTAGCCGATTTTAAATCGCAATCCATTCAAGTAATGGTGGCTACAGATATTGCAGCACGCGGTATCGACATCAAAGAACTACCCTTGGTCATCAATTTTGATTTACCTGGCGAAGTAGAAACGTATGTACACCGCATTGGTCGCACAGGACGCGCCGGACAGTCTGGTCAGGCAATTAGTTTTTGTACCCAAAGCGAACAAGCACTATGGAAGCAGATTGTCAAACAAAATGGAAGTCCTATCAATGAATTAATTCACTAA
- a CDS encoding DUF779 domain-containing protein, which produces MERIEATPNALQIIEILEKNHGPLMFYQAGGCCEGTQPQCFEKDGFYLRYNDVCIGQIKGYNFWVDKDLFEYWKNAHFILDVMDGIGAGGFSLETPYGKTFIIRYRLFTNEELLELKPVTYNH; this is translated from the coding sequence ATGGAACGTATTGAAGCTACCCCTAATGCCCTCCAAATTATTGAAATATTGGAAAAAAATCATGGCCCTTTAATGTTTTATCAAGCAGGTGGTTGTTGTGAAGGAACTCAACCTCAATGTTTTGAAAAAGATGGATTTTACCTAAGATACAATGATGTTTGTATCGGACAAATCAAAGGTTATAATTTTTGGGTAGATAAAGATTTATTTGAGTATTGGAAAAATGCTCATTTCATTCTTGATGTTATGGACGGCATTGGGGCTGGTGGCTTTTCTTTAGAAACTCCATACGGGAAAACTTTTATTATAAGGTATAGACTCTTTACAAATGAAGAACTATTAGAATTAAAACCTGTAACTTATAATCATTAA
- the msrA gene encoding peptide-methionine (S)-S-oxide reductase MsrA, whose translation MKKLLYLMMLLPALVSAQQAKPRIETITLGGGCFWCIEAVFDKLDGVIAAESGYSGGSIQNPSYEEVSTGETGFAEVVQIKYDTGKTNLDEIFKVFFTVHDPTQLNRQGADVGSQYRSVIFYANAEQKKTAQEIIQQLNNAKAYTSKIVTTLELFKGFTKAETYHQNYYENNKSKSYCQYVIQPKLEKFEKVFKDRLKKKS comes from the coding sequence ATGAAAAAGTTATTGTATTTAATGATGTTACTTCCAGCGTTAGTCTCTGCCCAACAAGCAAAACCAAGAATAGAAACGATTACTTTGGGTGGAGGTTGTTTTTGGTGTATCGAAGCTGTTTTCGATAAACTTGACGGAGTTATTGCTGCCGAATCCGGTTATTCAGGTGGAAGTATTCAAAATCCTAGTTATGAAGAAGTTTCCACAGGAGAAACAGGTTTTGCTGAAGTGGTTCAGATAAAGTACGATACCGGAAAAACAAACTTGGACGAAATTTTTAAAGTGTTCTTTACTGTTCACGACCCCACCCAATTGAATAGACAAGGCGCCGATGTAGGTTCGCAATACCGTTCTGTGATTTTTTATGCCAATGCAGAGCAAAAGAAAACGGCTCAGGAAATTATCCAGCAATTGAATAATGCTAAGGCATATACATCTAAAATTGTTACAACACTTGAACTTTTTAAAGGTTTTACCAAGGCCGAAACCTATCATCAAAATTACTATGAAAATAATAAGTCTAAAAGTTATTGCCAGTATGTGATCCAACCCAAATTAGAAAAATTTGAAAAGGTGTTTAAGGATCGATTAAAAAAGAAAAGTTAG
- a CDS encoding DUF6624 domain-containing protein has protein sequence MRKITFLALFTTIFTCYGQNYEDLIKKADSSYNAKNYKLATNFFDKAIKEKPESKKNFYNAACAASLANDKKKSTKWLEIAINNGFDNLHHINTDTDLDNIRNEKKFKNIISELKKKTEIIEANYDKPLQKELLDIFKEDQDIRNQYVSAQKKYGYQGKEMDSLGKIMLLKDSLNLIKIVKILDEKGWVGKDKVGQQANQTLFLVIQHSDLQVQKKYLPMMREAVKKGNANSSSLALLEDRVAIREGRKQIYGSQIGTNPTTKEQYVLPLEDPDNVDKRRSEVGLGAIAEYVAYWNITWNVEQYKKDLPEIEKLSKSQK, from the coding sequence ATGAGAAAAATAACTTTTTTAGCATTATTTACTACAATTTTTACTTGTTACGGTCAAAATTACGAAGACTTAATAAAAAAAGCTGATTCATCTTACAATGCTAAAAATTACAAGTTAGCTACAAACTTTTTTGATAAAGCAATAAAAGAAAAACCTGAATCAAAAAAGAACTTTTACAATGCAGCTTGCGCTGCATCTTTAGCAAATGATAAGAAGAAATCAACAAAATGGCTAGAAATAGCAATAAATAATGGATTTGACAATTTGCATCATATAAACACTGATACCGATTTAGATAATATTCGAAATGAAAAAAAATTCAAAAATATCATATCCGAATTAAAAAAGAAAACAGAAATCATTGAAGCAAACTATGACAAACCTTTACAAAAAGAATTGTTAGACATTTTCAAAGAAGATCAAGATATAAGAAATCAATATGTGTCAGCACAGAAAAAATATGGTTATCAAGGTAAAGAGATGGACAGTTTAGGCAAAATTATGCTTTTAAAAGATAGTTTGAATTTAATTAAAATTGTAAAAATACTAGATGAAAAAGGTTGGGTTGGAAAAGATAAAGTTGGACAACAAGCAAATCAAACATTATTTCTTGTAATACAACATTCTGATTTACAGGTTCAAAAAAAATACTTACCAATGATGCGTGAAGCAGTTAAAAAAGGAAATGCAAATTCAAGTTCTTTAGCATTATTAGAAGATAGAGTTGCAATACGGGAAGGACGAAAACAAATTTACGGAAGTCAAATTGGAACAAATCCAACAACCAAAGAACAATATGTTTTACCTTTAGAAGATCCAGACAATGTTGATAAAAGACGAAGTGAAGTTGGATTGGGAGCTATAGCAGAATATGTTGCTTACTGGAACATAACATGGAATGTTGAACAATATAAAAAAGATTTACCCGAAATTGAAAAATTAAGTAAATCACAAAAATAA
- a CDS encoding RNA recognition motif domain-containing protein yields MNIYVSNLSFNTSESELNQAFSAFGQVNSTKIIMDRETGRPRGFAFVEMTQKEDGQHAINNLNNTELNGFSISVAEARPREERSYSNNSFNNYKRY; encoded by the coding sequence ATGAACATTTATGTTTCCAATCTGAGTTTTAATACTTCAGAATCTGAATTAAACCAAGCGTTTAGCGCTTTTGGTCAAGTAAATTCAACCAAAATTATAATGGACCGTGAAACTGGTCGCCCACGTGGTTTTGCCTTTGTGGAAATGACACAAAAAGAAGATGGTCAACATGCTATCAACAACCTTAACAATACTGAGTTAAATGGATTTTCTATTTCTGTAGCTGAAGCACGCCCTCGTGAAGAGCGCTCATACTCAAACAATTCATTCAACAACTACAAACGATACTAA
- a CDS encoding DM13 domain-containing protein, whose product MNKYLLILLVLFMLSCEKEGELTQKENNVSIPEGAVLKYTGNFSPTSGVNASGMVKVYLDNEVHKLEIENANVSSAPDLKVYLSKSDTPTQYVNLGNFAGNGNSVYPIPSETVLANYPYVLIHCQQYNHLYAVAKLNLN is encoded by the coding sequence ATGAATAAATATTTGTTAATCTTATTGGTCTTGTTCATGTTATCATGTGAAAAAGAAGGCGAATTGACTCAAAAAGAAAATAATGTGTCGATTCCTGAAGGAGCTGTTTTAAAGTATACAGGAAATTTTTCGCCTACTTCAGGTGTTAATGCTTCTGGAATGGTAAAAGTATATCTAGATAATGAAGTGCATAAGTTAGAAATTGAAAATGCTAATGTGTCTTCTGCACCAGATTTAAAAGTCTATTTATCAAAATCAGATACACCAACGCAATATGTCAATCTTGGAAATTTTGCGGGGAATGGAAATAGTGTTTATCCAATTCCTTCTGAAACCGTATTAGCAAATTATCCGTATGTACTTATACATTGTCAGCAATACAATCATTTGTATGCAGTGGCTAAACTTAATTTAAATTAA
- a CDS encoding hydrogen peroxide-inducible genes activator, producing MTITQLQYVLAVAEYKNFTLAAEKCFVTQPTLSMQIQKVEDELDIVIFDRSKKPIQLTEVGQKIVAQAKNIVNEADRIQDIVDQEKGYIGGEFRLGIIPTIMPTLLPMFLNNFIKKYPKVKLIIEELNTAEIVTKLKNGHLDAAIAATPLEEEKIKEVVLYYEPFMVYVPESHSKFEKKELEIDDLNVDEILLLQDGHCFREGILNICKSKSQSKENKFQIESGSFETLIKLSDEGLGMTLLPYLHTLDFNDKEKTKLRHFADPKPSREVSLIFPKNELKIHIIDALRNVISGVLRGAIAFQNVEIISPLHKK from the coding sequence ATGACAATCACACAATTACAATATGTTTTGGCAGTAGCCGAATACAAAAACTTTACACTAGCAGCCGAAAAATGTTTTGTTACGCAACCTACATTAAGTATGCAAATTCAGAAAGTAGAAGATGAACTTGACATAGTTATTTTTGATCGTAGTAAAAAACCCATTCAGCTTACTGAAGTAGGACAAAAAATTGTAGCTCAAGCAAAAAACATAGTTAACGAAGCAGATAGAATCCAAGATATTGTAGATCAAGAAAAAGGATATATAGGCGGAGAATTTCGATTAGGAATAATTCCAACTATCATGCCTACGCTACTACCCATGTTTTTGAATAATTTCATCAAAAAATATCCAAAAGTTAAATTAATTATTGAGGAATTAAATACTGCTGAAATTGTCACTAAATTAAAAAACGGACATTTGGATGCAGCCATTGCAGCAACACCTCTTGAGGAAGAAAAAATTAAGGAAGTGGTCTTATATTATGAACCTTTCATGGTTTACGTTCCTGAAAGTCATTCAAAATTTGAGAAGAAAGAACTTGAAATTGATGATTTAAATGTTGATGAAATCTTGCTATTGCAAGACGGTCATTGCTTTAGAGAAGGTATTTTAAATATTTGTAAAAGTAAATCGCAGTCTAAAGAGAATAAATTTCAAATTGAAAGCGGAAGTTTTGAAACTCTAATCAAACTATCTGATGAGGGATTGGGAATGACGTTATTACCTTATTTACACACATTAGATTTTAATGATAAAGAGAAAACGAAACTTCGTCACTTTGCTGATCCAAAACCATCGAGAGAAGTAAGTTTAATTTTTCCAAAAAATGAATTAAAGATTCATATTATTGACGCTTTAAGAAATGTAATTTCTGGAGTATTAAGAGGCGCAATCGCTTTTCAAAATGTAGAAATTATAAGTCCATTACATAAGAAATGA
- a CDS encoding AraC family transcriptional regulator → MYQSKTLLYTPDLTPEKSLKTLVENRTVFTLNSCELNLFETYQESELVPLKFNDLVVTSMLRGKKIMHLFDDPSFDYVPGDTVIVPSNVEMKIDFPEASKSNPTQCIALAIDNHLIKETLDFLNEKYPKEGKNNLWKLDKENYFFYNNLELANVINKLIKECMGTSITKDAIADLTLQELIIRIIQTQTTILFNNEKLPDSKSPISSSIEYIRQNIHGSINLKELSKYSCMSPTSFYRYFKRELGISPIEYILNEKIKYSKKLLSNPNIQINEVSYASGFEDCNYFIRIFKKYEGITPKQYQLLNFTNHKQ, encoded by the coding sequence ATGTATCAATCTAAAACATTACTTTATACTCCTGATTTAACACCAGAAAAGTCTTTAAAAACTTTGGTTGAAAATCGTACCGTTTTCACATTAAACAGTTGTGAATTAAATTTATTCGAAACATATCAAGAGTCTGAATTAGTTCCTTTAAAATTTAATGACCTTGTTGTAACAAGTATGCTTAGAGGAAAAAAAATCATGCATTTGTTTGACGATCCTAGCTTTGATTATGTACCTGGCGATACTGTTATTGTTCCTTCAAACGTTGAAATGAAAATCGATTTCCCTGAAGCATCAAAAAGTAATCCAACTCAATGTATAGCTTTAGCAATCGACAACCATTTAATAAAAGAAACACTAGACTTTTTAAATGAAAAATATCCAAAAGAAGGTAAAAACAATTTATGGAAACTAGATAAAGAAAATTATTTTTTCTACAACAATCTTGAATTAGCTAATGTTATCAACAAGTTGATTAAAGAATGTATGGGAACAAGCATCACTAAAGATGCTATTGCCGATTTAACTTTACAAGAACTTATTATTAGAATTATTCAAACACAAACAACAATACTTTTTAATAATGAAAAATTACCTGACTCAAAAAGCCCAATTTCTTCAAGTATCGAATATATTAGACAAAATATACACGGATCAATAAACTTAAAAGAATTAAGTAAGTATTCTTGTATGAGTCCTACTTCTTTTTATCGATATTTTAAAAGAGAATTAGGAATTAGTCCTATTGAATATATTTTGAACGAAAAAATTAAATATTCTAAGAAATTATTGAGTAATCCAAATATTCAAATTAACGAAGTATCCTATGCCTCAGGTTTTGAAGACTGTAACTATTTTATAAGAATATTTAAAAAATACGAAGGAATAACTCCTAAACAATATCAGTTATTGAATTTTACCAATCATAAACAGTAA